The following proteins come from a genomic window of Saccharicrinis carchari:
- a CDS encoding DUF6978 family protein, which yields MTVELAEYLIGLDKYIVLNGEKKNTFMINIQHPMSIRLTLSAPDDLDQNLLINIKESEKKSLKISLHHQDNSTQNGLLRVDFNGRHFNPIEITETVPETFRPFAGQWLDDYAGHIHYVVNGYKPLAWAVPLEVDDFAVKELNGREDYIPILKAFFQKITLKTIVTFNHQMRLI from the coding sequence ATGACGGTTGAACTAGCTGAATATCTTATTGGACTTGACAAATATATTGTTCTGAATGGTGAAAAAAAAAACACCTTTATGATTAATATTCAGCATCCTATGAGTATTCGCTTGACACTTTCAGCACCTGACGATTTAGACCAAAATTTATTGATTAACATTAAAGAAAGTGAAAAAAAATCGTTAAAGATTAGTCTTCATCATCAAGACAATAGCACTCAAAATGGTTTGTTAAGAGTTGATTTTAACGGGCGTCACTTTAACCCGATTGAAATAACTGAAACCGTGCCTGAAACGTTCAGACCTTTTGCAGGGCAATGGTTAGATGATTATGCAGGTCATATACATTATGTAGTAAATGGTTACAAACCCTTAGCTTGGGCGGTACCTTTGGAGGTGGACGACTTTGCGGTAAAAGAACTTAATGGTAGGGAAGATTACATACCAATTCTTAAGGCATTTTTTCAAAAAATCACCCTTAAAACAATTGTCACCTTTAACCATCAAATGAGATTAATATGA
- a CDS encoding DUF6077 domain-containing protein has translation MKKLLKPASIAFYLLMFVLFFIVGVYVPILIGAGKNQMLAGGAIILGWGVMFAGIAFIASFFIVYYVPHKIIVKLNWLFLILLAISYGITHLRYLQRNKKRQQEQRETGQPQKKPTQPILYQTTGINGTTMSVTSTAEATNNPN, from the coding sequence ATGAAAAAACTACTCAAGCCCGCCAGCATCGCTTTTTACCTGTTAATGTTCGTCCTGTTTTTTATCGTAGGCGTTTATGTGCCTATACTAATTGGCGCAGGGAAAAATCAGATGTTGGCGGGAGGAGCCATCATATTGGGTTGGGGCGTAATGTTCGCGGGCATTGCTTTTATCGCCTCCTTTTTTATAGTTTATTACGTCCCGCATAAAATCATCGTAAAACTCAACTGGCTTTTCTTGATATTGTTGGCCATATCCTACGGAATTACCCACCTCCGCTATCTGCAGCGTAATAAAAAACGCCAACAAGAACAGAGAGAAACGGGACAACCCCAGAAAAAACCTACCCAACCGATACTTTATCAAACTACTGGTATAAATGGTACCACCATGTCCGTTACATCAACCGCGGAGGCTACAAACAATCCGAACTAA
- a CDS encoding PKD domain-containing protein, whose translation MINQHNTTIRLAIFTFLFSLIGNISLAQDCSYVSNANDIQPDGLCAPVNVDWEVIYRGVNNNGASVQIQYDWDDGNPVEIVDAVLTNAVTREWTATHKHEYPNTGSKCNYQPRVNLVVNGVVCTSSTQFQIVTVWDTDDKNGGWLEIDPAVYPICVGNDALFNFTDNSQWNCTPTYENDVINDLNRWVQWIYGTGGTDIFDAEVDGLVRVYPFAGNINHVPGPVESPVAPHNTSLDIYIPNHHPVGAFFEVTLRNWNVCNPYDDPSIPGPPANAADGDYPPETVTAMAIIVALPDATIDPVANVCESEPPFLLIAVDGGGTWSGPGISDPASSMFDPALAGPGTHTITYSITDGNGCSDSKSVVIIVKESPKADITPSGLTNFCPGVVMDLDGNPSDGEAPYTHSWTGQTGPLNNTSIQAPEFQASTVGKYNLIYQVTDKNGCWGKDTIELDVAEVNISFAHKNIETCLGTAVTLNPNPSGGSESFVFHQWTGARTDKLSATDIQTPDFTADETGVFTFDYTVRDSYGCEGTETITITVYAQPVADAGTDITECGLKTILAANASIGNGTWKVISGPGSLALESFTIPAPNVVADTYGTYFLRWTENNLGCIDSMDVNLTFVEMPTPSVMPNKDTCGLSLQLIANKHIGSGKWVKTEGPGNALFSDSSKEKTQVSVNTSGKYKFAWVEDNGHCIAGDTLEVNFFTVPTAQITPPPALACTPMQIDFQNTSVDADSYYWDFGNGVISNLENPQQIFTNKTPHAVDYEISMIATTTNGCADTLKHSVKVAPRPISYFDADKKTGCSPLITKFTNKSQGGDSYAWTFGDSSPQEAGTDALHTFTNIETYTQSYQVQLVTTNTYSCTDTSRLFVSVYPNQQFNLTASPDSGCSPLNTTFTADPGAFKYEWDFGDGHKIPGAGINAKLFENNTKLKQKHKVTLYTTTFYGCLDTTETNITVLPSPTAKFQPDNTNVCAPKEVLFTNSSTDAVQSYWEFGDGSTISTPGNQNVNHNYINNTFTPRNFRVRLVTENSFGCKDSIDGFTIVNPAVNASISGATTDCAPFEAHFGNNTTGANTYLWDYGDGNTSAGMLGKNIFENNTDVEQDYEIKMIASSVYGCSDTASVTVKALPSPNTYFEPNDFTVCSPKQVKFTNFTQNIINSVWRFGDGTSTSTPGNENVEHTYINDDFVPKDFKIQLITENSFGCKDSMDGFTSVKPKVVAKITGSDKGCSPLEMSFGNESAGANSFVWDYGDGNSSTGYLGLNIFTNDTDTDKEYNIAMVAQSAYGCSDTAHTTVTVYATPAPQFSVTPQQQQMPRSTVQIDNQTTGSNWQYFWDFGDSNTAQDKQPKQHTYADYGSYSIELKAFSEHCENSLKKQILIIANLPEVEYGPSAEGCPALTVDFYSTAKNAENYLWDFGDGNSSSDPNPTHTYYTKGKYTVKLTVTGPGGQTIKDDLIINVYPEPTALFEVFPNVVTIPGETVTFGNKSMGANSFSWDFGDGQRSIEMHPKHNYTKAGDYSITLDAKNEFGCTNTYVQRNAVTAQEGGDISFPNAFTPNTTGPGDGRYDRTDTNNYIFHPVVQEGIEEYQLKIFSRWGQLLFESDNIKIGWNGYYKNQLCTQGVYIWKATCRFSTGQVKVLTGDVTLIR comes from the coding sequence GTGATCAATCAACACAACACAACCATTCGCCTGGCCATTTTTACTTTCTTGTTCTCGCTGATTGGTAATATCAGCTTGGCACAAGACTGTTCTTATGTGTCCAATGCGAACGACATACAACCCGATGGACTATGTGCCCCGGTTAACGTAGATTGGGAGGTTATTTATAGAGGGGTGAATAACAATGGGGCATCAGTTCAAATTCAGTATGATTGGGACGACGGAAACCCCGTTGAAATTGTTGATGCCGTGCTAACCAATGCAGTAACAAGAGAATGGACGGCAACGCACAAACATGAATATCCAAATACAGGTAGCAAGTGCAACTACCAACCACGGGTAAACTTAGTTGTTAATGGGGTGGTATGCACCAGCTCTACGCAATTTCAAATTGTAACCGTTTGGGACACCGATGATAAAAACGGTGGCTGGCTTGAAATCGACCCAGCAGTATATCCCATTTGCGTGGGCAACGATGCACTATTCAATTTTACCGACAACAGCCAATGGAACTGCACCCCCACGTACGAAAACGATGTGATTAATGATCTGAATCGCTGGGTTCAGTGGATATATGGAACCGGCGGAACAGACATTTTCGATGCCGAAGTGGATGGTTTAGTTAGGGTTTATCCTTTTGCCGGTAATATTAATCATGTGCCTGGCCCTGTGGAAAGCCCTGTTGCTCCCCATAATACCTCTTTAGATATTTACATCCCCAATCATCATCCGGTAGGTGCATTTTTTGAGGTGACCCTGCGCAACTGGAACGTGTGTAACCCCTACGACGACCCAAGCATTCCGGGGCCACCTGCCAACGCAGCGGACGGCGACTATCCGCCGGAAACAGTTACCGCTATGGCAATAATCGTAGCCTTGCCCGATGCAACAATAGATCCCGTAGCCAATGTATGCGAATCAGAGCCACCATTTTTATTGATAGCTGTTGATGGTGGTGGAACATGGTCGGGGCCGGGCATAAGCGATCCTGCAAGTTCCATGTTTGACCCCGCACTAGCAGGTCCCGGAACACACACCATCACTTATTCCATTACCGATGGTAATGGATGCTCCGATTCAAAATCGGTTGTTATTATTGTAAAAGAATCGCCCAAAGCCGATATTACTCCCAGCGGCCTGACCAATTTTTGCCCCGGTGTAGTTATGGATTTAGATGGTAACCCCAGCGACGGAGAAGCGCCGTATACCCATAGTTGGACGGGACAAACCGGGCCCCTAAACAACACCTCTATTCAAGCTCCTGAATTTCAAGCCTCAACAGTAGGCAAATACAATCTCATTTATCAGGTTACCGATAAAAATGGTTGTTGGGGTAAAGATACCATTGAATTGGATGTTGCAGAAGTTAACATATCCTTTGCCCATAAAAACATTGAAACCTGTTTGGGTACAGCAGTAACACTAAACCCAAATCCTTCCGGAGGTTCCGAATCCTTTGTTTTTCACCAATGGACCGGGGCACGAACCGATAAACTATCCGCCACAGATATACAAACACCCGATTTTACAGCCGACGAAACAGGTGTATTTACCTTCGACTACACGGTTAGGGATTCGTACGGATGTGAAGGGACGGAAACAATTACCATTACCGTTTATGCGCAACCTGTTGCCGATGCGGGAACCGACATTACTGAATGCGGTTTAAAAACAATACTGGCAGCCAATGCCAGCATAGGCAACGGTACCTGGAAAGTTATTAGCGGCCCCGGCAGTCTGGCCTTGGAGTCGTTTACCATACCTGCTCCCAACGTGGTTGCCGATACCTACGGCACCTACTTCCTTCGGTGGACTGAGAATAACCTGGGATGCATCGACTCAATGGACGTAAACCTGACCTTTGTGGAGATGCCCACGCCAAGCGTGATGCCCAACAAGGACACATGCGGACTTTCGCTTCAGCTAATTGCCAACAAGCATATTGGTAGCGGTAAATGGGTAAAGACCGAAGGGCCGGGCAATGCATTATTTTCAGACAGTAGTAAAGAAAAAACTCAGGTAAGCGTTAACACAAGTGGCAAATATAAATTTGCCTGGGTAGAAGATAATGGCCATTGCATTGCAGGAGACACCCTGGAGGTTAATTTCTTTACCGTACCCACAGCGCAAATAACACCCCCCCCAGCCTTGGCTTGTACACCCATGCAGATTGATTTTCAAAACACATCGGTAGATGCCGACAGCTATTATTGGGATTTTGGCAATGGGGTAATTTCGAATCTCGAAAATCCTCAACAAATATTTACAAACAAAACACCCCATGCTGTTGATTACGAAATAAGCATGATAGCCACTACAACAAATGGCTGTGCCGACACCCTTAAGCATAGCGTTAAGGTGGCACCTAGACCTATTTCTTATTTTGATGCCGATAAAAAAACGGGTTGCAGTCCTTTAATTACCAAGTTCACCAATAAGTCGCAGGGCGGTGATAGTTACGCGTGGACATTTGGTGACTCCTCGCCACAAGAAGCCGGCACGGACGCCTTGCACACATTTACCAATATCGAAACCTACACCCAATCGTACCAAGTACAATTAGTTACTACTAACACATACAGTTGTACCGACACATCAAGGCTTTTTGTTTCGGTTTACCCCAATCAACAGTTTAACTTAACGGCAAGCCCCGACAGCGGATGCTCCCCATTAAACACAACATTCACCGCTGATCCGGGCGCATTTAAATATGAATGGGATTTTGGTGATGGACACAAAATACCGGGTGCCGGCATTAACGCAAAGCTTTTTGAAAACAATACAAAACTTAAACAAAAACACAAGGTAACCCTTTACACCACCACATTTTATGGCTGCCTGGACACCACTGAAACAAACATTACAGTACTGCCTTCGCCAACAGCAAAGTTTCAACCGGATAACACCAACGTGTGTGCTCCTAAAGAGGTACTATTCACCAACAGTTCAACCGATGCTGTTCAATCATACTGGGAATTTGGTGATGGCAGCACAATAAGCACTCCCGGCAACCAAAATGTAAATCACAATTATATCAACAACACCTTTACCCCGCGTAATTTCAGAGTCAGACTTGTTACCGAAAATAGCTTTGGCTGTAAAGATTCGATAGATGGCTTTACCATAGTTAATCCGGCAGTTAATGCTTCCATAAGTGGTGCAACAACGGATTGTGCACCTTTTGAAGCGCACTTTGGCAATAACACAACAGGTGCCAACACTTACCTCTGGGATTATGGTGACGGAAACACATCGGCAGGAATGTTGGGTAAAAATATTTTTGAGAATAACACCGATGTCGAACAAGATTACGAAATAAAAATGATAGCTTCATCAGTATACGGCTGCTCCGATACAGCAAGCGTTACCGTGAAAGCACTACCCTCACCCAATACCTATTTTGAACCCAACGACTTTACGGTTTGCTCACCTAAGCAAGTTAAATTTACCAACTTTACCCAAAATATCATTAACTCAGTTTGGCGGTTTGGCGATGGCACTTCCACCTCAACACCTGGCAACGAAAATGTTGAACATACCTACATTAACGATGACTTTGTACCTAAAGATTTTAAAATACAACTCATCACCGAAAATAGTTTTGGATGCAAGGACTCAATGGACGGGTTTACCAGTGTTAAACCAAAGGTAGTAGCTAAAATAACAGGAAGCGACAAGGGATGCTCACCATTAGAGATGAGTTTTGGGAACGAATCGGCAGGTGCCAACAGCTTTGTTTGGGACTATGGCGACGGCAATTCATCTACAGGCTACCTGGGGCTTAACATTTTTACCAACGATACCGATACCGACAAAGAATATAACATAGCAATGGTTGCCCAATCGGCCTACGGATGCAGCGATACGGCACATACAACGGTTACCGTATACGCAACGCCTGCTCCACAATTCAGCGTTACGCCACAACAACAGCAAATGCCACGCTCAACCGTACAAATAGATAACCAAACCACAGGCAGCAACTGGCAGTACTTTTGGGATTTTGGGGATTCAAACACAGCGCAGGATAAACAGCCCAAGCAACACACCTATGCCGATTACGGGAGTTACAGCATTGAGCTAAAAGCATTTTCGGAACACTGCGAAAACAGCTTAAAAAAACAAATTCTCATTATTGCCAATCTGCCTGAGGTAGAATACGGGCCGTCGGCAGAAGGCTGTCCGGCATTAACGGTTGATTTTTACAGCACTGCCAAAAATGCCGAAAACTATTTATGGGATTTCGGCGATGGAAACAGTTCATCGGATCCCAACCCTACGCACACCTATTACACGAAAGGTAAGTACACTGTTAAACTAACTGTAACAGGACCAGGCGGTCAAACTATAAAAGATGATTTAATCATCAACGTATATCCCGAACCCACAGCCCTTTTTGAGGTGTTCCCTAACGTGGTTACCATTCCGGGCGAAACGGTTACTTTTGGTAACAAATCGATGGGAGCCAATAGCTTTTCATGGGATTTTGGTGATGGCCAAAGGTCCATTGAAATGCACCCAAAACACAATTACACAAAAGCAGGAGATTACAGCATTACCCTGGATGCCAAAAACGAATTCGGCTGCACCAACACATATGTTCAGCGCAATGCGGTTACTGCACAAGAGGGGGGCGACATATCCTTTCCCAATGCCTTTACCCCTAACACAACAGGACCAGGCGATGGTCGCTACGACAGAACAGATACCAACAACTACATTTTTCATCCTGTTGTTCAGGAGGGTATTGAAGAATATCAGTTGAAGATTTTTAGCCGTTGGGGACAACTATTATTTGAAAGCGACAACATAAAAATAGGTTGGAACGGCTATTATAAAAATCAGCTTTGCACACAGGGTGTGTACATTTGGAAGGCGACTTGCCGATTTAGTACCGGACAAGTAAAAGTATTAACTGGCGATGTAACTTTAATAAGATAG
- a CDS encoding IS110 family RNA-guided transposase, which yields MQVYGIDLSMEKFDVNFIDANGKETHWLVKNKLGSISNFLESVPEGDVLCAEHTGAYGDLLVYLCNQLNLHIALVPGYTIKHSLGITKGKSDPVDAGRVREYGERFFDKLVFKEYDTEEIVELKSLYTLRSQLVKTRKGLRTGNHGRSILPMQSVSVNKHLQKVLHNLDDQIKEVETEIEAVIMAKNELKENYELAITVKGVGPVITTNLLIRTGNFETIGTAKKAASFAGVCPFPNASGKMVGKSKTSPFADKELKSLLYMGAKSAVKHNKEYRLYYERKKMEGKPHFLIMNNVANKLLRTIYSVVKNKTPYSRDYICLDPRENNINSSTEKVA from the coding sequence ATGCAAGTATATGGAATTGATTTGTCAATGGAAAAGTTTGATGTAAATTTTATTGACGCAAACGGTAAAGAGACTCACTGGTTGGTAAAAAACAAATTGGGTTCTATATCCAATTTCTTAGAAAGTGTTCCTGAAGGAGATGTTTTGTGTGCGGAACATACAGGTGCTTACGGAGACTTATTGGTTTACCTGTGTAACCAGTTAAATCTACATATAGCCCTGGTTCCGGGCTATACAATAAAGCATAGCTTGGGGATAACAAAGGGAAAGAGCGATCCTGTAGATGCAGGAAGGGTCCGGGAGTATGGAGAAAGGTTCTTTGACAAATTAGTGTTCAAGGAGTATGACACAGAAGAAATTGTAGAGCTGAAATCACTTTACACATTGCGTTCTCAATTAGTAAAGACCCGCAAGGGATTAAGGACAGGTAACCATGGGCGTTCTATTTTACCAATGCAAAGCGTAAGTGTAAACAAACATCTTCAAAAGGTATTGCATAACCTGGATGACCAGATAAAGGAAGTAGAAACTGAAATAGAGGCAGTAATAATGGCAAAAAATGAACTCAAAGAGAATTACGAACTGGCAATCACGGTCAAGGGCGTAGGGCCTGTAATAACCACGAATTTGCTTATAAGGACGGGTAACTTTGAAACCATAGGCACGGCTAAAAAAGCGGCCTCTTTTGCGGGTGTATGCCCTTTCCCCAACGCATCCGGAAAGATGGTCGGGAAGTCTAAAACAAGCCCGTTTGCAGACAAAGAACTAAAGTCCTTACTCTATATGGGGGCCAAGTCAGCAGTAAAGCACAACAAAGAATACCGTTTATATTACGAGAGAAAAAAGATGGAAGGGAAGCCACATTTTTTAATCATGAACAACGTAGCAAACAAATTGCTCAGGACAATATATAGTGTTGTGAAAAACAAAACACCATATAGTCGAGATTATATATGTCTTGATCCAAGAGAGAATAATATTAATAGCTCCACTGAAAAAGTGGCTTAA
- a CDS encoding ELWxxDGT repeat protein: MKKILAFSIVFFGFFVLGSAQLPERVSPGLTFEVRGQSIAVIDTILYFPGHTGDWDSELWRSDGTEAGTYEVLDLNPSGRAYPHNFVVINDRLFFMADSMSVKEQLFISDGTEAGTEWIADVDDAGMELHHMLTASGDLLYYRTYRPGIYTELWASDGTSAGTGVVINICEEGSSFPHELTDFNGTLIFATVSCGFTWRGLNRTDGTAANTLKISDGYAAGLKTFGDTLYFRATFEDYGSELARSTGIPGSVEMIQDINPGAGGSDLYHLTQVGTKIFFRASHVDYGAELFVYNQNTGVVNLVKDIWPGSSGSSFPDALISYQGKLIFQAHDGVYGQELWISDGTEEGTKMLKNINVEPGGIPYGHSYPRRFYEAAGLLFFSADDGINGTELWQTDGTEEGTVMVHNIGYKYNSSYPGGFTEINGYLYFHAHYNYNSRLYKLKLPDIPVSVKQEPTETPAFEIYPNPAAEELTVKSQLNQSFRYRITDIRGKEVMNGFNKESREYKIDISDLNPGIYFITLENGISRMTNKFVKK, from the coding sequence ATGAAAAAGATTCTTGCATTTTCAATTGTTTTCTTCGGTTTTTTTGTTTTGGGCAGCGCCCAGCTACCGGAGAGGGTCTCTCCCGGACTTACCTTCGAGGTAAGGGGGCAATCGATTGCTGTTATTGATACCATCCTTTATTTTCCCGGTCATACCGGGGATTGGGACTCTGAACTCTGGCGTTCCGACGGAACAGAAGCGGGAACCTACGAGGTGCTGGATCTGAATCCTTCGGGGCGTGCCTATCCACACAATTTTGTGGTTATTAACGATAGGTTGTTCTTCATGGCCGACAGCATGAGTGTGAAGGAGCAGCTTTTTATAAGCGATGGCACGGAAGCAGGCACCGAATGGATTGCCGACGTGGATGACGCTGGCATGGAGTTGCACCACATGCTCACGGCCTCGGGCGATCTGCTGTATTACCGGACCTATCGGCCCGGAATATACACGGAACTATGGGCTTCGGATGGTACTTCTGCCGGCACTGGCGTGGTGATAAATATATGTGAGGAAGGATCCTCCTTTCCCCATGAACTGACCGATTTTAACGGCACCCTTATTTTTGCAACCGTAAGTTGTGGTTTCACCTGGAGGGGCCTCAATCGTACCGATGGGACGGCTGCCAATACGTTAAAGATCAGTGATGGATATGCGGCGGGATTAAAGACTTTTGGGGATACCCTCTATTTCAGAGCCACTTTTGAAGATTACGGAAGTGAGTTGGCCAGGTCAACAGGCATCCCGGGAAGTGTTGAAATGATCCAGGACATCAACCCGGGTGCCGGGGGCTCCGACCTCTATCATCTCACCCAGGTGGGCACAAAGATCTTTTTCAGGGCTTCCCATGTAGATTATGGTGCCGAACTTTTTGTTTACAACCAAAACACCGGCGTGGTAAATCTGGTGAAAGACATTTGGCCGGGCAGCAGCGGTTCTTCTTTTCCCGACGCCTTGATCAGCTATCAGGGGAAACTGATTTTCCAGGCACACGACGGCGTCTATGGCCAGGAGCTCTGGATTTCCGATGGCACCGAAGAGGGCACTAAAATGCTAAAAAACATCAATGTGGAACCTGGGGGTATTCCTTATGGGCACTCTTATCCCAGAAGATTTTACGAGGCGGCAGGTCTCCTTTTCTTCTCGGCCGATGATGGAATAAACGGCACAGAACTCTGGCAAACCGATGGCACCGAAGAGGGCACGGTGATGGTACATAACATCGGGTATAAGTACAACAGTTCATATCCGGGTGGATTTACGGAAATCAACGGGTATCTTTACTTTCATGCCCATTACAACTACAATTCCAGGCTGTATAAACTAAAACTACCCGACATTCCAGTCTCGGTTAAACAAGAGCCAACGGAAACCCCGGCGTTCGAAATATATCCTAATCCGGCAGCGGAAGAATTGACCGTTAAAAGCCAACTAAACCAAAGTTTCAGGTATCGGATAACAGATATTAGGGGCAAAGAAGTCATGAACGGGTTCAACAAGGAAAGCCGGGAATACAAGATCGATATCTCGGACCTGAATCCCGGCATTTACTTTATCACATTAGAAAACGGTATCTCTCGGATGACGAATAAGTTTGTGAAAAAATAA
- a CDS encoding DUF1828 domain-containing protein: MNWINTLMDDYYSFLKEKTLVTTSNSSDWIEISTPFVGLFNDTVDIYAKKEGNRIILSDDGNTFRDLELSGLEISRSPKRKEILDRILINYGVRVNNEELITEATERDFPQKKLHLISAILETADMYYLARHTVASVFREDVKSYLDEQELIYTPYFISKGSTGLEFTFDFQIAYRNTEIVIKSFNSVNKMNLPHFLFTWEDIKKVREQQTQKAIIGLAVINDIDREVSDEYLSALDNKGAQYILWSQRHNLENINKIKLVA; encoded by the coding sequence ATGAATTGGATAAATACATTAATGGACGATTATTACTCTTTTCTAAAGGAAAAAACTTTAGTAACAACCAGTAATTCGTCTGATTGGATAGAAATTAGTACACCTTTTGTTGGTTTGTTTAACGATACAGTTGACATCTATGCTAAAAAAGAAGGTAACCGGATTATTCTATCGGATGATGGCAATACGTTTAGAGACTTGGAATTAAGTGGCCTAGAAATTTCACGCTCTCCCAAAAGAAAAGAAATACTTGACCGAATTCTTATCAACTATGGTGTTCGGGTAAATAATGAAGAATTAATAACCGAAGCTACAGAGAGAGATTTCCCTCAAAAAAAACTACATCTAATATCTGCTATTTTGGAAACAGCAGATATGTATTATTTGGCAAGACATACTGTAGCCTCAGTCTTTAGGGAAGACGTAAAATCATATTTGGATGAGCAGGAACTGATTTATACACCTTATTTTATTTCCAAAGGCAGTACAGGACTTGAATTTACTTTTGATTTTCAAATAGCCTATAGAAATACCGAAATCGTGATTAAGTCATTCAACTCAGTAAATAAAATGAATCTACCTCACTTCTTGTTTACTTGGGAGGATATTAAAAAAGTGCGAGAGCAACAAACCCAGAAAGCTATAATTGGGTTAGCTGTAATAAATGACATTGACAGAGAAGTAAGTGACGAATATCTATCAGCACTAGACAACAAAGGTGCACAATACATCCTTTGGAGTCAAAGACATAACCTTGAAAATATAAACAAGATTAAATTAGTAGCATAA
- a CDS encoding proline dehydrogenase family protein: MTNMINKAIATVIPYCPKKFIWVFSKKYIAGVSVQDAIKVSQSLNEQGVCVTVDLLGEFITNIRQADEHLEEYLQIIASFEKAQIKGNYSLKPTSFGLLIDPEKCYQNIRGIVALASKHKNFVRIDMEDAQRVDQELLLYLRLKRAFPNNVGLVLQAYLKRTQADLEELLKEHTPDSPLNFRLCKGIYNESADIAFKDGEKINRNYLKLLERMLCEGVYVGIATHDQALIKGAYELIDKYNVPKDMYEFQMLYGVTPKLRSSIVADGHKMRVYVPYGEDWFGYSTRRLKENPKMAQHIIKSIFVKG; this comes from the coding sequence ATGACAAATATGATTAACAAAGCGATAGCCACGGTGATTCCGTATTGCCCTAAAAAGTTTATCTGGGTATTCTCAAAAAAATATATTGCCGGAGTATCTGTTCAGGATGCCATTAAAGTGTCGCAAAGCCTAAACGAACAAGGTGTTTGTGTTACCGTGGATTTATTGGGTGAGTTTATTACAAATATTCGGCAGGCTGACGAGCATCTCGAAGAATATCTGCAGATTATTGCGTCCTTTGAAAAAGCCCAAATCAAAGGGAATTACTCACTCAAGCCTACCAGCTTTGGTTTATTGATTGATCCGGAAAAATGTTACCAAAATATCCGCGGTATCGTTGCGCTGGCAAGTAAGCATAAAAATTTTGTACGCATCGATATGGAAGATGCCCAAAGGGTGGATCAGGAACTGTTACTGTACCTTAGGTTAAAGCGTGCGTTCCCTAATAATGTTGGCTTGGTATTACAGGCCTATTTAAAACGGACCCAAGCGGATTTGGAAGAGTTGCTAAAGGAACACACCCCCGATTCTCCCTTAAACTTTAGATTGTGCAAAGGCATTTACAACGAATCGGCAGACATAGCCTTCAAGGATGGGGAAAAAATAAATCGGAATTACCTGAAGCTCCTGGAGCGAATGCTTTGCGAAGGCGTTTATGTGGGCATAGCTACGCACGACCAGGCATTGATAAAGGGTGCGTACGAGTTGATTGATAAATACAATGTGCCCAAAGATATGTATGAATTTCAAATGCTGTACGGGGTAACACCCAAACTACGCAGTAGTATTGTGGCCGACGGCCATAAAATGAGGGTCTATGTGCCTTACGGTGAGGACTGGTTCGGCTATTCTACCCGGCGACTCAAAGAGAACCCCAAAATGGCACAACACATCATCAAATCAATATTTGTGAAGGGATAG